One Opitutia bacterium DNA segment encodes these proteins:
- a CDS encoding DUF2892 domain-containing protein codes for MTTHHLVRLLAGTATLIGVALTHWVSPWWLLLPAFVGLNLIQSVFTGFCPPTLLLTKLGWVDDHDVIHWGGRR; via the coding sequence ATGACCACGCACCACCTCGTCCGCCTCCTCGCCGGCACCGCCACCCTCATCGGGGTCGCCCTCACCCACTGGGTCAGCCCCTGGTGGCTGCTGCTGCCGGCCTTCGTCGGGTTGAACCTCATCCAGTCCGTCTTCACCGGCTTCTGCCCGCCCACGCTGCTTTTGACGAAACTCGGCTGGGTCGACGACCACGACGTGATTCACTGGGGCGGCCGCCGCTGA
- a CDS encoding TolC family protein, which translates to MNSLLRPTLLPALLLSFAAAHAAPWTASEAVATALRDNPDAALARQRTVAAEAMIEQANAAWMPQLSVSGRYTDTNSPMMAFGSILNQRAFNFGLDFNHPGKIDNLNLTGTVGYNLYSGGRATAGRNAARAGALAAAEDLRAAQQQLATEAIKSLLNLRKAREAATAVAAGVRAYEAALANARLRFEAGQLLKADLLSLEVQLAQTREQLTVTRHGAALAERAFLFVLGREPQPGETVELAAADPSLDALTVPSAANSANRPELAGLRQRLAAAEKMVAVARGARRPTVNAFASYQYDRGWQLDRHADSWLAGVSVDLNVFDGGQTSGKIRQAEAELAQVKEMLRKAELGFALEAEQARLAHDSARERLDVSAQTVAQAEESAVLTRARFEKGALLASDLIGVESRLIEARMRRTIAEADERIALAELHRAIGLTPLGAANL; encoded by the coding sequence ATGAATTCCCTGCTCCGTCCGACTCTCCTGCCGGCCCTCCTCCTGTCGTTCGCCGCCGCCCACGCCGCGCCGTGGACCGCATCCGAAGCCGTCGCCACCGCCCTGCGCGACAACCCCGATGCCGCCCTCGCCCGCCAGCGCACCGTCGCTGCCGAGGCGATGATCGAACAGGCCAACGCCGCCTGGATGCCCCAGCTCAGCGTCTCCGGCCGCTACACGGACACGAACAGCCCGATGATGGCCTTCGGCTCCATCCTCAACCAGCGGGCCTTCAACTTCGGCCTCGATTTCAACCACCCGGGCAAGATCGATAACCTCAACCTCACCGGCACCGTCGGCTACAACCTCTACAGCGGCGGCCGCGCCACCGCCGGACGCAACGCCGCCCGCGCCGGCGCCCTCGCCGCCGCCGAGGATCTCCGCGCCGCCCAACAGCAACTCGCCACCGAGGCGATCAAGTCCCTCCTCAACCTCCGCAAAGCCCGCGAAGCCGCCACCGCCGTCGCCGCCGGCGTCCGCGCCTACGAAGCCGCCCTCGCCAACGCCCGCCTCCGCTTCGAAGCCGGCCAGCTGCTCAAGGCCGACCTCCTCAGCCTCGAGGTCCAGCTCGCCCAGACCCGCGAGCAACTCACCGTCACCCGCCACGGCGCCGCGCTGGCCGAACGCGCCTTCCTCTTCGTCCTCGGCCGCGAACCGCAACCCGGCGAGACCGTCGAACTCGCCGCCGCCGATCCGTCGCTCGACGCCCTCACCGTCCCCTCCGCCGCGAACAGCGCCAACCGCCCCGAACTCGCCGGCCTGCGCCAGCGCCTCGCCGCCGCGGAAAAAATGGTCGCCGTCGCCCGCGGCGCGCGCCGCCCCACCGTCAACGCCTTCGCCTCCTACCAATACGACCGCGGCTGGCAACTCGACCGCCACGCCGACAGCTGGCTCGCCGGCGTCTCCGTCGACCTGAACGTCTTCGACGGCGGCCAGACCTCCGGCAAAATCCGCCAAGCCGAGGCCGAGCTCGCCCAAGTGAAGGAAATGCTCCGCAAAGCCGAACTCGGTTTCGCCCTCGAAGCCGAGCAGGCCCGCCTCGCCCACGATTCGGCCCGCGAACGCCTCGACGTCAGCGCCCAGACCGTCGCGCAAGCCGAGGAGAGCGCCGTCCTCACCCGCGCGCGCTTCGAGAAAGGCGCGCTCCTCGCCTCCGACCTCATCGGCGTCGAAAGCCGCCTCATCGAGGCGCGCATGCGCCGCACCATCGCCGAAGCCGACGAGCGCATCGCCCTCGCCGAACTCCACCGCGCCATCGGCCTCACGCCGCTCGGTGCTGCGAACCTGTAG